In Myxococcota bacterium, the DNA window GAGGTGGTCGAGGAGACCGAGAGTGCGGCGCGCTTGATCATCGGCGAATCCACCGCGCTGGCCCGCAGCGCCTGACAGGAATCGGCGACGTTCTCTTGCTCCCGTCGGGGGAACATGTTTGAATCGCCCTCGCCGGTGCTCCGTCCCAGAACGCCGGCGTCCTCGTAGACGTCCCGCCGTCGCGCACGCGACGAGGCCAATCGAAGGAACCGCCCGATGAAGATCGTGATCGACTATGACCTGTGTGAGGCCAATGCGGTGTGCATGGACGTTTGCCCCGAGTGTTTTCGGGTCGAGGAAGACGACACGCTCACGGTGCTGATCGAAGAGCCCGGCGAAGAGCTGCGCGGCAAGGTCGAAGAAGCGGTGCGTCTCTGCCCGCGGCAGGCGA includes these proteins:
- a CDS encoding ferredoxin, whose product is MKIVIDYDLCEANAVCMDVCPECFRVEEDDTLTVLIEEPGEELRGKVEEAVRLCPRQAIVLEG